The following are from one region of the Desulfomonilaceae bacterium genome:
- a CDS encoding NAD-dependent deacylase: MQEQIQRVVKILSKAQNAVALTGAGVSTESGIPDFRSPGGLWSKVDPGEFSIDRFLQNPGRFWRLNLNLKQSGEFDLSSASPNPAHYALSRMERLGVLKCLITQNVDNLHQRAGSVEVVEFHGNLLRAICLKCKALEPIEDVERRLLSDEVETPRCLKCGGILKPDAIFFGEAIPSRALMISQIQAQKCDVLLVIGTSLQVFPAAQIPINVKVKIPPATVIEINREPSSLHKQVTDILLTGSASEIMSSLIEELEKEVKNTPKGI, encoded by the coding sequence ATGCAAGAACAGATACAACGAGTAGTCAAAATACTTTCAAAAGCCCAAAACGCGGTGGCCCTCACCGGAGCCGGAGTCAGCACGGAGTCGGGCATCCCTGATTTTAGAAGCCCTGGAGGTCTATGGTCAAAAGTGGATCCAGGGGAATTTTCCATAGACCGGTTCCTACAAAATCCGGGTCGTTTCTGGCGCCTCAATCTTAATCTGAAACAGTCAGGGGAATTTGACCTATCGTCAGCCTCTCCAAATCCCGCCCATTATGCGCTCTCCAGAATGGAACGGCTGGGTGTGCTCAAATGCCTGATTACTCAAAATGTCGATAACCTGCATCAAAGAGCGGGGTCTGTAGAAGTTGTAGAATTTCACGGCAACCTTCTGAGAGCTATCTGTTTGAAATGTAAGGCGTTAGAACCTATTGAGGATGTTGAAAGAAGACTCTTGTCTGACGAGGTAGAAACCCCTAGGTGCCTTAAGTGTGGCGGTATCCTTAAACCAGACGCTATTTTCTTTGGCGAAGCCATTCCTTCAAGGGCTTTGATGATTTCACAGATTCAAGCTCAAAAATGTGACGTCTTGTTGGTTATTGGAACATCCTTACAAGTATTTCCCGCGGCTCAGATCCCCATAAATGTGAAAGTTAAGATCCCCCCTGCCACCGTAATTGAAATTAATCGTGAACCCTCGTCGCTTCATAAACAGGTTACAGATATTCTTCTTACTGGAAGCGCTTCAGAAATTATGTCGAGCTTGATAGAAGAACTCGAAAAAGAGGTTAAAAATACTCCGAAAGGAATTTGA